The sequence TCGGACCGTTGGAGCTTGATATCACTTTCCAACAAACATGGTAGGAACGTGGAGCTGAAGTTTGTGGACTGTATAAGACGACAGTTCGAGTTCAGTGTGGACTCTTTCCAAATCATACTGGATTCCCTGCTTTTCTACTATGACTACTCAGAAAACCCCATGTCAGAGCACTTCCATCCAACTGTGATTGGGGAGAGTATGTATGGAGACTTCGAAGCGGCTTTTGATCACCTCCAGAACAAGCTGATAGCTACCAAAAATCCTGAAGAGATCCGAGGTGGTGGACTTCTGAAGTATAGTAACCTCTTAGTGCGAGACTTCAGGCCCATGGATAAAGATGAGATCAAAACATTGGAGCGCTACATGTGCTCCCGATTCTTCATAGACTTCCCAGACATCCTGGATCAGCAGCGCAAACTAGAGACCTACCTCCAGAACCACTTCTCCAAAGAAGAGAGGAGCAAATATGACTACCTCATGATTCTGCGCAGAGTGGTGAATGAGAGCACTGTGTGTCTCATGGGGCATGAGCGAAGGCAGACTCTCAACTTGATTTCTCTGCTGGCACTCAGAGTACTGGCAGAACAGAACATCATCCCTAATGCCACTACTGTTACCTGTTATTACCAGCCAGCACCTTATGTTAGTGATGTGAACTTCAGCAACTACTACCTTGCGAATGCTCCCGTGCCATATAGCCAGTCCTACCCGACTTGGTTGCCTTGCAATTGATCGTTCCACTCCAGCGTTCTTGAGTGGAGGCTACTAAAAGCCAAGTTGCCGAGTGTATATATACAAGTAATGACTGCCGGTTGGAGGCTTTCTAATAAATATGACTGTTGGACTATCCATTTCCTGGTGTGCGGTAGGAATACACAGCCAGGTGATGTGTGAAGAACCTTTTCAGTATATCTCTACAAATGCCAAGAAGCCTTATTACCTCCTCACTGGGAGAAGAG comes from Anser cygnoides isolate HZ-2024a breed goose chromosome 1, Taihu_goose_T2T_genome, whole genome shotgun sequence and encodes:
- the TENT5C gene encoding terminal nucleotidyltransferase 5C; its protein translation is MASKGSNTDCMSCSVLNWEQVSRLHEVLTEVVPIHGRGNFPTLKITLKDIVQTVRSRLNEAGIAVHDVRLNGSAAGHVLVKDNGLGCKDLDLIFQVSLPSEAEFQLVRDVVLRSLLNFLPEGVSKLKISPVTLKEAYIQKLVKVSTESDRWSLISLSNKHGRNVELKFVDCIRRQFEFSVDSFQIILDSLLFYYDYSENPMSEHFHPTVIGESMYGDFEAAFDHLQNKLIATKNPEEIRGGGLLKYSNLLVRDFRPMDKDEIKTLERYMCSRFFIDFPDILDQQRKLETYLQNHFSKEERSKYDYLMILRRVVNESTVCLMGHERRQTLNLISLLALRVLAEQNIIPNATTVTCYYQPAPYVSDVNFSNYYLANAPVPYSQSYPTWLPCN